CGCCGAAGCCGCCTCCCACacccgccgccgaggagggggGATCCGTGGCAgcgcggcggaggaagggggagggcggcgcggtggaggaggggggagggtggCGCGGCGGATCCGGccaggaggaggggcggcgcggtggaTCCGGCCAGGCGGAGAGgatgagcaggaggaggaggctggcgttggtggcggggaggagagagaggaaatgagaggagagagaggggtaacctgggaaaaagtggatagggggaccacttttaacacctttatcaAGTTTTAACActccctccatgtgtttatgaaaaatggggtgttaaactttaacacctcacttttaacacaagtgtttggatatGAAAGTGTTAAAAAAGGGTGTTAAACTCTTCCAAACACCTTAGAAAGTGGAAATAACCCACACATTAGCTATTTCGATTGGCCGACTTGGCAATGTATAGCCATATTGGGATACGTGTTATACCACGGAAGGAAACAAACCAAAAGAAACAAAGATTGTCTAATCCCTTCCTAATCCTTAATTAGTTGCTCGAGCATGAGAGATATGCGCGATCCATGCCAAATGGAGTTGCCTCTCCGTTGGGCAGTATGGCCCAACCGGCGAACACGCACCAAGCGTGAGTCCAAATAGTACGTGGTATGTGCATGATTGCACCTATACACGTAACATAAAATAACTTAATTGTGAATAGAATTACAGAAAATTAAAAGGAAACAATAGTGAGAAACCGACTCAAATTTCATTCTTGAACATAAAAAACCGACAGAGAAATGACGCCACGCATTTCAATCAGAAAACAGAAGGGAATCTAGCACTTGTTTGACGTAACAAacagacacacacacacgatGAACTTGCCTAACTCCGATACTCCATGCAGCCCCTCCACGTTAGTGTCATAATACTGCTATCATGGATATGATTCAAGAAATGGTGCTCTAGCGAGAACACATgggtggaaaagtgagcattagttTCGGTACCTTTTTAGCTCTAGGTCAATTACCTGGGATAAAAATCCTCTTCAGTCCCGTGCAGGCGTATGCACATGGCTCCTACCAATCAGAATTaaagatttttttctttttaccttgaattcttttccatattattgttaattgttgcttcacttgtATATATATGCACTTATACGTATACATCCTGAGCATACACTGCTTACACGTATATGCTCGTATTGCATGCATATCGTATATATGTCCTGGGTGATGGCTGTTTGACTCAGGACTAGAACTTCTTTGATTCCGAGTCAAAAGCGTCGAGACATGTTACATGTCACGCTGGATGGAGCAGTGCCGAATTCCATGCTCCGATAAAGGAATTCGGTTCTCCGAACGGTTGCTGCATTATCATGCTACTGATTCATCACCGTACCAAAACGTGACGTCCAGACGAGAATTATTCAGACAGATATCTCGATGCCCAACGTGCGGACACAGAAACCGAAACTAGCTAGTTGCATAGGAGTATAGCCACAGTTGCAAAGCTAATTCCCCGCAGGAATTGCGTCCATCCAAAGCCGAATATCTCTCAGCTGCAGGGGAAGCTTCGCTGCTGCTTCGTTCGCAGATGTCTAGATCGATCGATCGTGCCCGCGGACAGGTATCTCAACTGTACTGCAGTGTCGAATctctaagcccttgtttacttcaccctaactctcaactttggcactatgcaaaaagaagattccccatcacatcaaacttgcggtacatgcatggagtactaaatgtaggtgaaattaaaaactaattgcacagttttgttgtactttgcgagatgaatcttttaagcctaattagtcaatatttggacaataattcacaaatacaaacgaaacgctacagttgcgcatttatggcaaaatgccaatttgacCGCTCCcgaattgggaactaaacaaggcacGAAAGTTCACCCTGGAATCGCACGAAAATCGGCCGTTCGTCGCCCGAATTTGCGAATCGTCCGATCCCAGCTAACTCTTTTCTCGATCGTTGCTCTCAGGCTTGTGTCGCAAACGTTTCCAGACCCTTCCGACCTCGCATCCGACAACGACGGCGTCCTCTCCAAGCACCATCGGCAGTGCCTCCTCAACCCTCCTGCCCACACATGCTCGACAAAGTGCTCGACATTGACTACGGCACCAGCAGAACCAGGCCGTGGATGGCTGGGGCGAGCTGAAAGCGTGCAGGTCAAGGCGCTCACCTTTTCTGAATTGCGTGCCATTGAGCAATCTAGCAACTGTGGTAATTTCTTTACTTGCATGTCTCTCTCTTTTACATCTAATATCCAGACTAGACTCGTTGCACAATAAATTCACAAAATCATGCTTGACCACAAGAAGGAAAAGTAATAAAACATATTGTGCAGAGAAAAGAAGTAATATCTTTGCACCTTCTCATTTTAGTATTGCAATTGTCTAAAACAAATCTAAATTGAAGTTTATAATCCATACAAAAGGGTTGAAACACCATTCCGAAACAAATTAGCAAAATAAAACGATGTGGTATTGGAGATGTAGCAGTACTATATCAAAATCATAATCTTTTTAGAAACAATGGGATGCAATTATAATCACTCATGCAGATGGGAAGTTGCATAACACATGGTAGATATAAAAACATTTTGCACGCTAATTCGATATGAGGTTGTATATTTTGCTCTTTTTTTACAACTGCAAATCTGATGCTGCCGAACAAATGGCATGCTGATTCTTAGATACATCCACTAGAAAAATTATCCAAATGCTAAAAAGCAAAACCTACCTTGAAAATGATAGCACTGGCCAGTTTCTAGTCATGGACGGTGCGTGACCATTTGACCATCGATCCATGGAACGTTCTAGAACGGTCTGATTCTGCAAGCGAAAAAAGGTGCTACGTCATCCGATCTATGGACCCAAATTAAAGGTCGCACATCGATAGATCGACATGAGGCAGCTCCACCCTCCACGTATGCTCTTGACCGGTTAGCCGGATCCTACTGATTCTAGTCATTCTACCGCCCACTGCTTTGATGATGTGAACCGTGAGAAAACGATATGGGGGCCGCAGAACAAGAGAAAAATGAATGCATGCATATGATTGGTCGCTGCTACGGTACGGTACGGGCTTAAGCAGTACTTATCCAGTATGGCCACTGTATTTGGAGGTTAGTAGATGCAGAACCTTAAAACTCGCACGTACATGAAGGAGACTAGAGTTTATGCTTCGTCGTGGCGACAATGTACTACTAACATTgagcagttgcgtggttctttcttttccctttcttcAGAGGGCGTCGTCGGCAAGTACCGCGCCTGTCATGCCTGGGAGGCTGGAACAGAAACCAATTAACCCCCATACATTACACCCGGTATACGACGCACGCCGATGCTTCCGCCGGCGTCACGGCCGCGTCAAGCTGCTCGGCTCGCTCTCGGTCCCCCAAGGTCCCAGCCGacgcgacggaggagggagaCGCCGAGTCGCCCTCAGCCCTCCCTCCCACTCGCGCACACGCAACGGCCGCGGCCACGGGCACGGGACGCGAACGCGACGCGACCCAGGCAGCACGACGGGCTCCACctccacgcgcgcgcgcgagcaCGGGCCGACGGGGAGTCTCGGGGACGCCCGTCGCACGGGCGCGCAAGCGCAACGTCAAAGGTGACGCGCGAGCGCGTCAGCTGACGCCTTGTTAACTCTGCTCCTACCTCGCGGAGCGGGCGGGGCACAGTGCCGCCTGCCGAACCTGATAGACCGtgcgcggcggccgggccggccACGTATCTCGGACGGGGCCCAGGGGGTGGGCGCGCGCGATGCTACAGTACTCGAGTACCGTGGCAGTTTGGTGGAGCGCTTTCGACGCACAGAAGATGCATCTGATTTTGATCACCGTTGATTCGTCCGGGATCGAGAAGACACGTGGTGTCGGGAGAAATAGAAGAAATAATTCCAACACgttaaagcaaaaaaaaaaacccgaatACACCTGTTTTTGGTGGAGCTCACCGTATCGAGCAAGCAAACTACACGAGTACGTACACGACATGGGGCTGTTGGACCACACTGCCACTCAAGCAGTTCATCGAACCAGGAAAAAAAGATCTTCTATCCCATCTCCCTTTCTGCCCTCTTTGAATCAGGAGCCGTCGAAACCAGATCCGTCGGCCACGCGCCCGCGCATACACGATATCCCGCCAAAGACGAGTTCAATTCCGAACCCACTGCCGCCGCTACCGCTCCACGCGCCGCGGCGCTGCGAAAAtctccgcggcgccgccgcaaaACCGGGACGCTTCACGGCTGGCAGCCCTATCCGCGCCGGGCTCGTTCTCATCCCGCCGCGAGGGACGCGCAGCACCGCCGAGCACGAGGCCGAGCCTGGCTCTGGCTGGCCTCCCGCAAGTTCGGCGCTGCGACGCGGCTGGCCCACCTGCCAGCCGCCTACCTCCCCTCACCGCCCACGCGTCGTAATTGCCCGCGCGGCGCCCGCCTGGCCTGGGTTGGGTTGGAAGACTTGTTGGAATGGAAAGCAACCGCCGTAACCGCGTCCGGTCCCCGGGATCCCGTATTCCCGCCTATAAATCcccgcgcgcctccgcctcAGCTTTCCCCTCCATCATCGGCGAGCAGCAGCTACGATCATACGAGTGCTTCCTAGCTTCAAGGCATCGCAACAAGCAAGGCATCAATCGCCACCAGCgacatctttcttcttctttccctgCGCGCGCGACACCACCAGGCACCAGCGCCATGGGCAAGGTCCGCTCCTTCTTCTCCCGCAGCGGCaagcgcgccggcggcggtggcagcttCCGCGCGGGCACGTCCTCCtcgccccgctcctcctccgcggccgccagcgcgccgccctcctcctccccgtccccgAGGAACGCGGCGGGGGCCCCGCGGGAGCAGGACGAGATGGAGCGCGTCTTCCGCAAGTTCGacgcggacggcgacggccaGATCTCGCGCTCCGAGCTGGCGGCGCTCTTCGAGAGCGTGGGCCACGCGGCCACCGACGACGAGGTGTCCCGCATGATGGAGGAGGCGGACGCGGACGGCGACGGCTGCATCAGCCTGCCCGAGTTCGCCGCGCTCGTGCgctccgccgacgccgacgccgccgccgtcgaggaggaCCTGCGCCACGCCTTCATGGTCTTCGACGCCGACGGCAACGGCCTCATCACCCCCGCCGAGCTCGCGCGCGTCCTCAGGGGGATCGGGGAGGCCGCCACCGTCGCGCAGTGCCGGCGCATGATCCAGGGCGTCGACAAGAACGGCGACGGGCTCGTGTCCTTCGACGAGTTCAAGCTCATGATGGCCGCCGGAGGAAGCTTCGGCAGGATCGCCTATTCTTAGGGCAAGGCAGTGGCGACGGAACCTGCCCTGCTTCGGCTCTGCAATGCTCTGCTCTCACAAATTCGATTCGTTTTATTGTACATACCCCATAACAGCGACAAGAGATTATCACCAAAGTAGTAATTAGTAGGTCCATATTACACGGATAAAAAGCACGATTGGTTTTgtgtatatatgcatatattgCAAATGTGCATCATCCATTGTATGGAGGCTTAATGGATTGTCCAATTTCAGTTCAAACTTGCGGCTTTCAATTTTTCAGTTTGCGTCTCATGGGGTTTTTGAGTTTTGTTAACTTTGGCGACTTGTGAGATTACGAGTGCATTTCGTTCATATGACAAAGGACGATCTTCTGCTTAATTTCACAATTACCACAACTCTTTTTGTTTCTCTTTTGATTGGAAAGCTCGAGTTACATTCAGTTAGAGAGAGAAACCTAGCAGGCTTCATGTGAACTATTCCACTGATGTATCGGCCCCGTGGCTTTGAGAAAAGTGGTGACAACAGGAAAGGAGGAAAACGACCCCTTGTTGATCCCCTTGGGTGTTCCTCAAAGTTCCTTTCGTGAAAACAACCGGCTTACAAGGGCATGGTTTAACTTAAATAAGGACCAGTAATGGTAGCCCAAACTTGCTATCTCCACCAAAGGTTAAAAGAACAGATGAAATTGGCCAAGTTGGAATAAACTGAAATTCTAAACTCGGACGCGCCAGCAGATTATGTGTATTATATACTCTGATTAGATCTGACCGGTGACAGTGCGATGACGAGGACGTCGAGCGGAGGATGATCCAAGAAAACGGATAGGATCAAACAAACAATTTCGATACTAGTATCAAGTTCGTGTCGGAATCCAGGACTCATGAATTTTATCTTCTCACTGAAATTGTATCCTGTTGTGGGTTTGTAAggcaaaaggggaaaaaaatcaaaatgccTTTTGGCAGGAACACCATCAGATCACAATCTACACCATGTGGCCGAATGAATGGCAATCAGATCATGTGCCAGAACAGTTATCCCACGAGGCAAACCTGTCCTACATGCCCCAGCGAGCACGGGGAACTCATGTGTCCGGGATGATCCAGATGCTAGTGCATAGCATGATCAATCAGGCGCCTCGGGCTTTCATGAACAAGACGGAGCTCGTGAAGATCAATCGAAAGGGATGTTTTGTTTGTCGCCCTTAGGTGAGGATGACAAGCCATGCCTTTTAACGCCCAATTTTATTCAGAGATTCAGCTTCTGGAGCATCCTGAAGTCAAGTCACTGCGGTGTGTGAATGTGAATGTATGACCGGTAACTTTTCAGACCATGAGTCCTAAGAAAGGAGAGCATGAAGAAACGGGGATCGGAAACTTAACCAAGGAACAGGAACCACCGGCGAAATTTGCATGACATGGGTAGTGTTATATTCTTGACCAGTGCAATGGCATGTCCATTTCCTGAAGCAAGTCCAGAGTAGTATATTTGTTCTACAAATGACTTCTGTGCACCAGGTTTGTCGGTAGCTTTCTGCTGGTAGGCTGGAAAGTCTGCAAAAGTTTGCAACATGTTCACCTGGTACCATTACCCCAGGTTCGAATTCCTACCTGTGAGAGGCGGTGTCGCAAGCTTTTGCCTGCCCTTTTGGCTTCCTTAGTCAGATGGATATGCAAAAGGTTACCGGCTACGTTGTTGTGTAGAATGCTTACCAGAGGTTATGCCTCGATCCTGGTTACTTCTGTTTGGCACTTCCAGAGGTTTGCAGCTTACCGCGGTGATGCTTTTGTTCTTTCGGTAATTCTTTTCATACAAACTTCGGGTGCcattcttcttcaattgtttgcCGAGCATGAAAAATCGTAATTCTGACAGAGCAATATGTTGTCTGGTGCAAAACAGAGGATTTGGCATCACAAGCAATCCGCCAACAGGAAATCCTTCCAAACTTCCAAGTCCAGCACGAGTTTGTAGGACAGCGCGCGCCACCTCTGCATATGCTAGGAGCGAGCGTAAAGAAAATTATGATCATGTAAGAGAAATATATGTGAAAGGCAATGAGAACTGCAGCGGAGAGCACACCTTAGCTTTCTCCTTGCACCGCCTTTTCTTTGTCAGATGTTCCTCGAGATATCAAACCAACGGCAAGAAGTAACGTAAGTAGCCTGTGACAAATGGCACTTGATCCAATCGAAAATTTACGTGCATGGCACCCCGTACAAATTTAcaaaatacttttttttttgaaacgaaaattaaaaaatatacttGCAGCGGAGTTACGCAGGAGGGAGTCATCTGCCATCAGGGATTCCAAGTA
This sequence is a window from Setaria italica strain Yugu1 chromosome III, Setaria_italica_v2.0, whole genome shotgun sequence. Protein-coding genes within it:
- the LOC101761337 gene encoding probable calcium-binding protein CML10, with product MGKVRSFFSRSGKRAGGGGSFRAGTSSSPRSSSAAASAPPSSSPSPRNAAGAPREQDEMERVFRKFDADGDGQISRSELAALFESVGHAATDDEVSRMMEEADADGDGCISLPEFAALVRSADADAAAVEEDLRHAFMVFDADGNGLITPAELARVLRGIGEAATVAQCRRMIQGVDKNGDGLVSFDEFKLMMAAGGSFGRIAYS